One window of Saccharopolyspora phatthalungensis genomic DNA carries:
- a CDS encoding MCE family protein: protein MNGRGITGPLVKFLIFVLVTVLATGLLVLTIANQDLRPAQSYTARFTDVTNLNEGDEVRISGVKVGEVESIKVVDRRIAEVRFNVADRRLPSSVTATIKYRNLVGQRYIALEQGAGNSGGFLPVGGQIPLERTKPALDLTVLLGGFKPLFQALSPADVNKLSYEIIQVLQGEGGTVESLLAHTASLTATIASRDQVIGQVIDNLNGVLDTVNARDQQLSELIGQLRQVVSGLAADRNSIGAAITAMDGLTNSTAGLLTEARPGLQQDIAGLGALSQNLNDHEAITEQVLRNMPGKLETIGRTASHGSWFNFYMCQASGTVGVGDLRLPVPLAPVTQPRCQR, encoded by the coding sequence ATGAACGGCCGCGGCATCACCGGTCCGCTGGTGAAGTTCCTGATCTTCGTGCTGGTCACCGTGCTGGCCACCGGATTGCTGGTGCTCACCATCGCCAACCAAGACCTGCGCCCGGCGCAGTCCTACACGGCGCGGTTCACCGACGTCACCAACCTCAACGAGGGCGACGAGGTGCGCATCTCCGGGGTGAAGGTCGGCGAAGTGGAGAGCATCAAGGTGGTCGACCGTCGGATCGCCGAGGTGCGGTTCAACGTCGCCGACCGGCGGCTGCCGAGCTCGGTGACGGCAACCATCAAGTACCGCAACCTGGTTGGCCAGCGCTACATCGCGTTGGAGCAGGGCGCGGGCAATTCCGGCGGTTTCCTGCCCGTCGGCGGCCAGATCCCGTTGGAGCGCACCAAACCGGCACTGGACCTCACGGTGCTGCTCGGCGGGTTCAAGCCGCTGTTCCAGGCGCTTTCGCCGGCGGACGTGAACAAGCTGTCCTACGAGATCATCCAGGTATTGCAGGGCGAGGGCGGCACCGTGGAGAGCCTGCTGGCCCACACCGCCTCGCTGACCGCCACGATCGCCTCCCGCGACCAGGTGATCGGGCAGGTCATCGACAACCTCAACGGGGTGCTGGACACCGTCAACGCCCGCGACCAGCAGCTGTCGGAGTTGATCGGCCAGCTGCGGCAGGTCGTGTCCGGGCTCGCCGCCGACCGGAACTCGATCGGCGCGGCGATTACGGCGATGGACGGGCTGACCAACAGCACGGCCGGGCTGCTGACCGAGGCGCGGCCGGGCCTGCAACAGGACATCGCCGGACTTGGCGCGTTGTCACAGAACCTCAACGACCACGAAGCGATCACCGAACAGGTGCTGCGGAACATGCCGGGCAAGCTTGAGACGATCGGCCGGACCGCCAGCCACGGCTCGTGGTTCAACTTCTACATGTGCCAGGCGAGCGGCACGGTCGGCGTCGGTGATCTCCGGCTGCCGGTGCCGCTGGCACCCGTGACCCAGCCGAGGTGCCAGCGATGA
- a CDS encoding MCE family protein, translated as MTAFSRRDPLKIGIAGLLVLVLLFLLALNFERLPLVGDTTYTAQFTEAAGLRPDNEVRIAGVKVGTVSDVEIERDHVLVSFRVGDAWLGDHTTAAIRIKTLLGQKYLALDPQGGKELSPSEPIPLQRTMSPYDVINAFSDLSTTVDKIDTRQLAQSFRTLSDTFSGTPGEVSGALNGLSRLSETISSRDEQLEHLLKNTAQVSKTVADRDADFEKLLADGNLLLEEIRARRDSISGLLVGTRKLSAQLTALVDDNAAQIGPTLRQLDRVTKMLQRNQDNLNRSLAMFAPFTRLFSNVLGNGRWFDTYICGLLPPAVGPINQKGCQP; from the coding sequence ATGACCGCATTCTCCCGGCGCGACCCGCTCAAGATCGGCATCGCCGGCCTGCTGGTGCTGGTGCTGCTCTTCCTGCTCGCGCTGAACTTCGAGCGGCTGCCGTTGGTCGGCGACACCACCTACACCGCGCAGTTCACCGAGGCCGCCGGGTTGCGTCCGGACAACGAGGTGCGCATCGCCGGGGTGAAGGTCGGCACCGTCTCCGACGTCGAGATCGAGCGCGATCACGTGCTGGTCAGCTTCCGGGTCGGCGACGCATGGCTGGGCGACCACACCACCGCCGCGATCCGGATCAAGACGCTGCTCGGGCAGAAATACCTGGCGTTGGATCCGCAGGGCGGCAAGGAACTCTCGCCGTCTGAGCCGATTCCGCTGCAACGCACCATGTCGCCCTACGACGTCATCAACGCGTTCAGCGATCTTTCGACCACAGTGGACAAGATCGACACCAGGCAGCTAGCGCAGAGCTTCCGCACGCTGTCCGACACGTTCTCGGGCACGCCCGGCGAGGTCAGCGGCGCCCTCAACGGGCTGTCCCGGCTGTCGGAAACGATCTCCTCGCGGGACGAGCAGCTGGAGCACCTGCTGAAAAACACCGCGCAGGTGTCGAAGACGGTCGCCGACCGCGACGCCGACTTCGAGAAGCTGCTAGCCGATGGCAACCTGCTGCTGGAGGAGATCCGGGCGCGGCGGGATTCGATCAGTGGGCTGCTGGTGGGCACCCGCAAGTTGTCCGCGCAGCTGACCGCGCTGGTCGACGACAACGCCGCACAGATCGGCCCGACCCTGCGACAGCTGGACCGGGTCACCAAGATGTTGCAGCGCAACCAGGACAACTTGAACCGAAGCCTGGCGATGTTCGCGCCCTTCACCAGGTTGTTCTCCAACGTGTTGGGCAACGGGCGGTGGTTCGACACCTACATCTGCGGCCTGCTGCCGCCCGCTGTCGGTCCGATCAACCAGAAGGGCTGCCAGCCATGA
- a CDS encoding MCE family protein: MTSACLSLTRALSIAVVVVLAATLGVWWVFFGSAERTFTAYFNAAVGIYPGGDVRILGVPVGTIDEVVPQGRLVRVVMSVDRDVAVPADAGAVAVAPSVVSDRYVQLTPVYRDGPQLADGAVIPKERTATPVELDQIYRSLNDLTTALGPGGANADGALTELLNTGAANLHGNGQALSETIRNLGEAGTTLSGNSDQLFATVDNLQRFTSMLAANDDQVRRFNTQMQQVSSFLAGEREDMSAALAELAVALGKVEAFVRDNRELLKSNVDQLNSVANVLVEQKAALSESLNNAPLALSNLNNAYNGASGTLDTRADINELNQPPLVSVCKLLQQHGPADVPKEVRDACASLQPILDGVVKPPTPAETLNAVQNGKLPPLPLPLSTQSAGGAR, translated from the coding sequence ATGACCAGCGCGTGCCTTTCGCTGACCAGGGCACTGTCGATCGCAGTGGTGGTCGTGCTCGCCGCGACCCTCGGGGTGTGGTGGGTGTTCTTCGGCTCCGCCGAGCGGACGTTCACCGCGTACTTCAACGCCGCGGTGGGCATTTATCCCGGTGGCGATGTGCGGATCCTCGGGGTGCCGGTGGGCACCATCGACGAGGTCGTGCCGCAGGGCCGATTGGTCCGCGTCGTGATGAGCGTGGACCGCGACGTGGCAGTACCCGCCGATGCGGGCGCGGTGGCGGTCGCGCCGAGCGTGGTCAGCGACCGGTACGTGCAGCTCACCCCGGTCTATCGGGACGGGCCACAGCTGGCCGACGGCGCGGTGATCCCGAAGGAGCGCACCGCGACACCGGTCGAGCTGGACCAGATCTACCGCAGCCTCAACGACCTCACCACCGCGCTCGGGCCGGGCGGCGCCAACGCCGACGGCGCGCTGACCGAACTGCTCAACACCGGGGCGGCGAACCTCCACGGCAACGGGCAGGCGCTGTCGGAGACCATCCGCAACCTCGGCGAGGCCGGGACCACGTTGTCCGGCAACAGCGATCAGCTGTTCGCCACCGTCGACAACCTGCAGCGGTTCACCTCGATGCTGGCCGCCAACGATGATCAGGTGCGCCGGTTCAACACCCAGATGCAGCAGGTCAGCTCGTTTTTGGCCGGCGAGCGCGAGGACATGAGCGCCGCGCTGGCGGAGCTGGCCGTGGCACTGGGCAAGGTGGAGGCGTTCGTGCGGGACAACCGGGAACTGCTCAAGTCCAATGTGGACCAGCTGAACTCGGTGGCGAACGTGCTGGTGGAGCAGAAGGCGGCGCTCAGCGAGTCGCTGAACAACGCGCCGTTGGCGTTGAGCAACCTCAACAACGCCTACAACGGGGCTTCGGGGACGCTGGACACGCGCGCGGACATCAACGAGCTCAACCAGCCGCCGCTGGTATCGGTGTGCAAGCTGCTACAGCAGCACGGCCCGGCGGATGTGCCGAAGGAGGTCCGCGACGCCTGCGCGTCGTTGCAGCCGATCCTCGACGGTGTGGTGAAACCGCCGACCCCGGCGGAAACCCTCAACGCCGTGCAGAACGGCAAACTCCCCCCGCTGCCGCTCCCGCTGTCCACCCAATCCGCGGGAGGTGCTCGGTGA
- a CDS encoding MCE family protein has product MKGLFPGSLCAAVRAGAAVVVALLVLGGCSSRGVYDLPLPGGADVGSHPYKVRVRFADVLDLVPNAGVRVNDVPVGRVSSIDLAPDSWQAQVTVEVNGDVKLPANATARLRQSSLLGEKYVELAAPPAGRPPVGRLADGDLIGIERTGRNPEVEEVLGALSLLLNGGGVAQLQNITKELNAALEGRESDVRGLLSNLDELVAGLDAQRDDITRALDSINRLSARLNDQRGSIDTALRDLEPGLRVLNEQRTQLVTMLQSLDKLSGVATDVVNHSRDDLVHDLNQLAPVLHQLAAAGESLPKSLEVLVSFPFPDNAVDGIGNSDYTNLYANVDLDLTHVLDNLGRSRQPLLPSPSVPNSIPLPLSPPVQPPQPPAEPDREQNPGGGLLGSLLGGGR; this is encoded by the coding sequence GTGAAGGGATTGTTTCCAGGCTCGCTTTGCGCAGCGGTGCGGGCCGGGGCTGCGGTGGTCGTGGCCCTGCTGGTGCTCGGCGGGTGTAGCTCTCGCGGGGTTTACGACCTGCCGCTGCCCGGGGGTGCGGATGTCGGGAGCCACCCATACAAGGTGCGGGTTCGCTTCGCCGACGTGCTGGACCTGGTGCCCAACGCCGGGGTCCGGGTCAACGACGTGCCGGTCGGCCGGGTGTCGAGCATCGACCTCGCCCCCGACTCCTGGCAGGCGCAGGTGACCGTGGAGGTCAACGGCGACGTCAAGCTCCCGGCCAACGCGACGGCCCGGTTGCGGCAGTCCAGCCTGCTCGGCGAGAAGTACGTCGAGCTCGCCGCACCGCCGGCCGGGCGCCCCCCGGTCGGCCGACTGGCCGATGGCGACCTGATCGGCATCGAGCGCACCGGGCGCAACCCCGAGGTGGAAGAGGTGCTCGGGGCGCTGTCGCTGCTGCTCAACGGGGGTGGCGTCGCGCAGCTGCAGAACATCACCAAGGAACTCAACGCCGCGCTGGAAGGGCGTGAGTCCGACGTCCGCGGCCTGCTGTCCAACCTGGACGAACTGGTTGCCGGGCTGGACGCCCAGCGCGACGACATCACCCGCGCCCTGGACAGCATCAACCGGCTCAGCGCCCGGCTCAACGATCAGCGCGGCAGCATCGACACTGCGCTGCGCGACCTGGAACCGGGCCTGCGGGTGCTCAACGAGCAGCGCACCCAGCTGGTCACCATGCTGCAGTCGCTCGACAAGCTCTCCGGCGTGGCGACCGACGTGGTCAACCACTCCCGGGACGACCTGGTGCACGACCTCAACCAGCTCGCACCGGTGCTGCATCAACTCGCCGCGGCGGGCGAGAGCCTGCCGAAGTCGCTGGAGGTGCTGGTCTCGTTCCCGTTCCCGGACAATGCGGTGGACGGCATCGGCAACAGCGACTACACGAACCTCTATGCGAACGTGGACCTGGATCTCACCCACGTGCTGGATAACCTTGGCCGCAGCCGACAGCCGCTGCTGCCGTCGCCGAGCGTGCCGAACTCGATCCCACTGCCGTTGTCCCCGCCGGTGCAGCCCCCGCAACCGCCGGCCGAACCGGACCGGGAGCAGAACCCGGGCGGCGGTCTGCTGGGCTCGTTGCTGGGAGGTGGCCGCTGA
- a CDS encoding MlaD family protein, with amino-acid sequence MLTRRVRLQIIAFVTIALVGVSYAGARYAGLDRLFGPRGYVVTLQLADTGGVFDNAEVTYRGVPVGRVGTIRLTGGGVEVPLDIESSAPRIPTDVQAVVANRSAVGEQYVDLRPKRDDGPFLQDGSVIAQESATTPLPVENLMMNLDSFANSVPEDSLRTVVGELGTAFRDNGGHLQTILDTSREFTAAAQEHLPQTVRLLEDGKTVLATQNEQGSAIKSFGKDLRLLSESLERSDGDLRAVIERAPPAARQVSAFLQENQQLGPLLANLTTTSRILATRTDGLELIMTLYPSVVTAGHSVVPGDGTAHFGLVLNVFDPLPCTKGYEQTERRNGTDFRQVPLNTDARCLEPRGSDTSVRGAQNAPGQ; translated from the coding sequence ATGCTCACTCGTCGAGTTCGCCTGCAGATCATCGCGTTCGTCACGATCGCCCTAGTGGGCGTGAGCTACGCCGGAGCCCGCTACGCGGGACTTGACCGGCTGTTCGGCCCGCGCGGCTACGTGGTGACGCTGCAACTAGCCGACACCGGCGGCGTTTTCGACAACGCCGAGGTCACCTACCGCGGCGTGCCGGTGGGCCGGGTCGGCACCATCCGGTTGACCGGCGGCGGGGTCGAGGTGCCGCTGGACATCGAATCCAGCGCGCCGCGAATCCCCACCGACGTGCAAGCCGTGGTGGCCAACCGGTCGGCGGTCGGCGAGCAGTACGTCGACCTGCGGCCCAAGCGCGACGACGGACCGTTCTTGCAGGACGGCTCGGTGATCGCGCAGGAGTCCGCGACCACGCCGCTGCCGGTGGAGAACCTGATGATGAACCTCGACTCGTTCGCCAACTCGGTGCCCGAAGACTCGCTGCGCACCGTCGTCGGCGAACTGGGCACCGCGTTCCGCGACAACGGCGGCCATCTGCAAACCATCCTGGACACCAGCCGCGAGTTCACCGCCGCCGCGCAGGAGCACCTGCCGCAGACGGTGCGGCTGCTCGAAGACGGCAAAACCGTACTGGCCACCCAAAACGAGCAGGGTTCGGCGATCAAGTCGTTCGGCAAGGACCTGCGGCTGCTGTCGGAGTCGCTGGAGCGCTCCGACGGTGATCTGCGAGCCGTGATCGAACGCGCCCCACCGGCCGCGCGGCAGGTCAGCGCGTTCCTGCAAGAGAACCAGCAGCTCGGTCCGCTGCTGGCGAACCTGACCACCACATCGCGAATCCTGGCGACCCGTACCGACGGGTTGGAGCTGATCATGACGCTGTACCCGTCCGTCGTCACCGCCGGCCACTCCGTGGTGCCCGGCGACGGCACGGCGCACTTCGGCCTGGTGCTCAACGTCTTCGACCCGCTGCCCTGCACCAAGGGCTACGAGCAGACCGAGCGCCGCAACGGAACCGACTTCAGGCAGGTGCCGCTGAACACCGACGCGCGCTGCCTGGAACCCCGGGGCAGCGACACGTCGGTGCGCGGCGCGCAAAATGCCCCGGGACAGTAG
- a CDS encoding CHAT domain-containing protein: MTDDASRANERFRGLQRWTGGQDRGGSSSSWFAAEPADAAPPHRQSPQETQEPEPRRSAEQRYADAIAAMNKIVTTFDFAELPWVTEVFRATAGVLHDGDPARAGVLNNLGSAAQLTHLRSGELADLEDAISYYRSATSAADDSDRDRMLYRCNLVLALTDFASKTNSAAAAAESVRIARETVEQTPRRDQRRAMALLRLANALKLHAKLADAPESDDESVTVFREAARISPANDPATSELLINLGAALLRRYERGGPSEDLDEGIKHLGSGAGALADGEPRRAALCHLASALRRRFQHNGDLTDLNSAISELIGVLGVLSSGHPLLGTAVWNLAAATVEHVDATGEASQLRRVLRPIAPAARAMSADDPSRAVALTAYATLLRRHFLHGAEAKALDTAVAAGRAAVESATAKQRGAVLNSLINTLIGRFEHGGDSADLDRAAELAREAAKDDAAAQPAAWTQLGIVSAHRFQFTAKMRDVEAAIELFDQALIAMPTNAPSRAGVAIHLGRALQTMHQRSGRRRYYRWARKVLMDAAEQPNAPVDQRLRAASLSGRIAAQTHRWSEALESFELAVELLPLVTRGKRVVASPAAQQRWAMIVADAAACALESGDPERAVTLAEYGRSAILADFLPTGGEFGELHRTHPDLADEMVRLRRLLDRPVDESALAESDDRVRLAGAWNELLAEIRAVQPGHLLRTPFPELSTAAPDGSAVLVNLSRYRSDALIVIANRVLTVPLPKADPDTVAERAAELLAAAQQDDHATVANVLDWTWHRIARPVLDRMGYLTTPEPGARWPRMWWSALGPMAFLPVHSATAKTGESTLDRVVSSYTPTLGCLLRAAKRPLPEKGSALVAAGSAALVGRELPPQNQVLAQYWPSAEIVSVESTSATEMLRILPKHPWLHVCEPSSQFPAQPAAGLLLDRESPHRPLGLVELGQVSLEEAEFGYLGQCATAADPPCAAAVSLPGALGFAGFTHVIGTLWEVDEDSAVQVHADVYGAVFGGAEYDTDRAPYALHNAARELRARYPEEHCLWSAHVHIGP; encoded by the coding sequence ATGACAGACGATGCAAGCCGCGCGAACGAGCGGTTCCGCGGGCTGCAGCGTTGGACGGGAGGCCAGGACCGCGGCGGTTCCAGCTCCAGCTGGTTCGCCGCCGAGCCGGCGGACGCCGCGCCCCCGCACCGGCAATCCCCGCAGGAAACGCAGGAGCCCGAACCCCGGCGCAGCGCGGAGCAGCGCTACGCCGACGCGATCGCGGCGATGAACAAGATCGTCACCACCTTCGATTTCGCCGAACTGCCCTGGGTTACCGAAGTGTTCCGGGCCACCGCCGGGGTGCTGCATGACGGCGACCCGGCGCGCGCGGGGGTGCTGAACAACCTCGGCAGCGCCGCGCAGCTCACCCACCTGCGCAGCGGCGAGCTGGCCGACCTGGAAGACGCGATCTCCTACTACCGGTCCGCGACGTCCGCGGCCGACGACAGCGACCGCGATCGAATGCTCTACCGGTGCAACCTCGTGCTGGCGCTCACCGACTTCGCGAGCAAGACCAACAGCGCCGCAGCCGCGGCGGAGAGCGTGCGGATCGCGCGGGAGACCGTCGAGCAGACCCCGCGGCGCGACCAGCGCCGGGCGATGGCGTTGCTCCGGCTGGCAAACGCGCTGAAACTGCACGCCAAGCTGGCCGATGCGCCCGAGTCCGACGACGAGTCGGTCACCGTGTTCCGGGAAGCCGCCCGGATCTCCCCGGCGAACGACCCGGCGACCTCCGAGCTGCTGATCAACCTCGGCGCCGCACTGCTGCGCCGGTACGAGCGGGGCGGCCCGTCCGAGGACCTGGACGAGGGCATCAAGCACCTCGGGTCCGGCGCCGGGGCCCTCGCCGACGGCGAGCCCCGGCGCGCCGCGCTGTGCCACCTGGCCAGCGCGCTGCGGCGGCGCTTCCAGCACAACGGTGATCTGACCGACCTCAACTCGGCCATCAGCGAGCTGATCGGGGTTCTCGGGGTGCTCAGCAGCGGACACCCGCTGCTCGGCACGGCGGTCTGGAACCTGGCGGCGGCCACCGTCGAGCACGTGGACGCGACCGGCGAGGCGAGCCAGCTGCGCCGCGTCTTGCGGCCGATCGCCCCGGCGGCGCGCGCGATGTCCGCTGACGATCCAAGCCGCGCTGTCGCCCTCACCGCCTACGCGACCCTGCTGCGCAGGCATTTCCTGCACGGTGCGGAGGCCAAGGCGCTCGATACCGCCGTCGCCGCCGGGCGGGCCGCGGTGGAGTCGGCCACGGCGAAGCAGCGCGGCGCGGTGTTGAACTCGCTGATCAACACGTTGATCGGCCGTTTCGAGCACGGCGGTGACAGTGCCGACCTAGACCGCGCTGCCGAGCTCGCGCGCGAGGCGGCGAAGGACGATGCCGCGGCGCAGCCCGCCGCCTGGACCCAGCTGGGGATCGTGTCGGCACACCGATTCCAATTCACCGCCAAGATGCGGGACGTCGAAGCCGCGATCGAGCTGTTCGATCAGGCGCTCATCGCGATGCCCACGAATGCGCCCAGCCGCGCGGGCGTGGCGATCCACCTCGGTCGGGCCCTGCAAACGATGCACCAGCGCAGCGGACGTCGCCGTTACTACCGGTGGGCTCGCAAGGTCCTCATGGACGCCGCCGAGCAGCCCAACGCCCCTGTTGACCAGCGCCTTCGAGCCGCCAGCCTGTCCGGCCGGATCGCCGCGCAGACGCATCGGTGGTCCGAGGCGCTGGAATCGTTCGAGCTCGCGGTAGAACTGCTGCCGCTGGTGACGCGCGGCAAGCGAGTCGTCGCCTCGCCGGCCGCGCAGCAGCGGTGGGCGATGATCGTGGCCGACGCCGCGGCGTGCGCGCTGGAAAGCGGCGATCCGGAACGGGCCGTGACGCTGGCGGAGTACGGGCGGTCGGCGATCCTGGCGGACTTCCTGCCCACCGGCGGGGAGTTCGGCGAACTCCACCGCACCCACCCGGACCTCGCGGACGAAATGGTCCGGCTGCGGCGGCTGCTGGACCGCCCGGTCGACGAATCGGCGCTGGCCGAGTCCGACGACCGGGTCCGGCTGGCAGGCGCCTGGAATGAGCTGCTCGCGGAGATTCGCGCGGTGCAACCCGGCCACCTGTTGCGCACGCCGTTTCCGGAACTGTCCACCGCCGCGCCGGACGGTTCGGCAGTGCTGGTCAACCTCAGCCGCTACCGGTCGGATGCGCTGATCGTCATCGCGAATCGGGTGCTGACCGTGCCGCTGCCGAAAGCGGACCCGGACACCGTGGCCGAGCGGGCCGCCGAACTGCTGGCCGCCGCGCAGCAGGACGACCACGCCACGGTGGCCAACGTCCTCGACTGGACCTGGCACCGCATCGCGCGGCCGGTCCTGGACCGGATGGGCTACCTGACCACGCCCGAACCCGGTGCCCGGTGGCCGCGGATGTGGTGGAGCGCCCTCGGCCCGATGGCGTTTCTGCCGGTGCACTCGGCGACCGCGAAGACCGGGGAGTCCACGTTGGACCGGGTCGTGTCGTCGTACACCCCGACGCTGGGGTGCCTGCTCCGGGCGGCGAAGCGACCGCTGCCGGAGAAGGGCTCGGCGCTGGTGGCGGCCGGTTCCGCTGCGCTCGTCGGGCGGGAATTGCCGCCACAGAACCAGGTCCTGGCGCAGTACTGGCCGTCCGCGGAGATCGTGTCGGTGGAGAGCACCAGCGCGACGGAGATGCTGCGGATCCTGCCGAAGCACCCGTGGCTGCATGTCTGCGAGCCGAGCTCGCAGTTCCCGGCGCAGCCGGCGGCGGGTCTGCTCTTGGACCGCGAGTCCCCGCACCGGCCGCTGGGGCTGGTGGAGCTCGGGCAGGTGTCGTTAGAGGAAGCGGAGTTCGGCTACCTCGGCCAGTGCGCGACGGCCGCCGACCCGCCGTGCGCAGCGGCGGTATCGCTTCCCGGCGCGCTGGGCTTCGCCGGGTTCACGCACGTCATCGGCACCCTGTGGGAGGTCGACGAGGACAGCGCGGTGCAGGTGCACGCCGACGTCTACGGCGCGGTGTTCGGCGGCGCGGAGTACGACACGGACCGCGCGCCCTACGCCCTGCACAACGCGGCCCGCGAACTCCGCGCCCGCTATCCGGAAGAGCACTGCCTCTGGTCCGCCCACGTCCACATCGGACCCTGA